In Mixta intestinalis, the following are encoded in one genomic region:
- the soxR gene encoding redox-sensitive transcriptional activator SoxR, which yields MKKNAYPKPVLTPGEVAKRSGVAVSALHFYESKGLITSTRNAGNQRRYSRDVLRRVAIIKIAQRIGIPLATVSENLAHMPGDKRISTKAWEELTEQWRQELTKRIETLTRLRDDLDGCIGCGCLSMRDCPLRNPGDKLAEEGTGAILLDPHRDEE from the coding sequence ATGAAAAAAAATGCCTATCCCAAACCGGTGCTGACACCAGGAGAAGTTGCGAAGCGTAGCGGCGTGGCCGTTTCGGCGCTGCACTTCTATGAATCGAAGGGGCTGATAACCAGTACGCGTAACGCAGGTAACCAGCGGCGCTACAGTCGTGACGTGCTGCGCCGGGTTGCCATCATCAAAATCGCTCAACGTATCGGTATTCCGCTCGCAACGGTTAGCGAAAATCTGGCGCATATGCCTGGCGATAAGCGTATTTCGACCAAAGCATGGGAGGAGCTGACTGAGCAGTGGCGTCAGGAGCTAACCAAGCGAATTGAGACGCTGACTCGCCTGCGTGACGATCTGGATGGTTGTATCGGCTGCGGTTGCTTATCGATGCGTGATTGCCCGCTGCGTAACCCTGGCGATAAGCTGGCGGAAGAGGGCACCGGCGCTATCCTGCTCGATCCGCATCGCGATGAGGAGTAG
- a CDS encoding diguanylate cyclase domain-containing protein, with protein MIGNSLSDRNAGPAPARPTLRKSLQRIHLIIIIVSMTISGLSLSTLSLIALRNYAENNLELLASTLSFTVQPSVIKGDARTVHEALAEIGSRGSFSYGRVYNRQGELLAGWHASPRQRQNGVERLIARWLFPAPVSVPIIHSGETIGRIWLIGDACNVIEYLYKTFAWLAASLMMTATLASLLSRRMHAGILQALQSITSVTHDVRQRRAFAQRVPAAEIAELDALSHDFNSLLQELEEWQHSIRREHASLAHQASHDALSGLPNRIAFERALQRAFADSERRQRLALLFIDGDRFKEINDTWGHAAGDAIITATAQRLRVQVRKTDMVARLGGDEFAILLHDISGPDQIARVAQHLMNAMKKPLILPDGQSILWSLSIGAALGKSARSAEGLLAQADAAMYHIKSLGGGWYLSPLGQSQPQAEPA; from the coding sequence ATGATCGGAAATAGCCTGAGCGACAGAAACGCCGGACCAGCGCCTGCGCGCCCCACGCTGCGTAAATCACTACAGCGTATTCATCTGATCATTATTATCGTTTCGATGACTATTTCCGGCCTTTCACTTTCCACCCTCTCGCTGATCGCGCTGCGTAATTATGCGGAAAACAATCTGGAGCTGCTTGCCTCCACGCTCAGCTTTACCGTGCAGCCATCGGTAATAAAAGGTGACGCCCGGACCGTTCATGAGGCGCTGGCAGAGATTGGCAGTCGCGGCAGCTTTTCATACGGGCGCGTCTACAATCGCCAGGGCGAATTGCTGGCAGGCTGGCACGCTTCGCCACGGCAGCGTCAGAACGGCGTTGAACGGTTGATTGCGCGCTGGCTGTTTCCGGCACCGGTTAGCGTACCGATAATACATAGCGGAGAAACCATTGGGCGAATCTGGCTGATTGGCGATGCCTGTAACGTCATTGAGTATCTGTATAAGACCTTTGCCTGGCTGGCGGCCAGCCTGATGATGACCGCAACGCTCGCCTCGCTGCTGTCGCGGCGTATGCATGCCGGGATATTACAGGCGCTACAGAGTATTACTTCCGTTACGCATGATGTACGGCAGCGTCGCGCTTTCGCGCAGCGGGTGCCCGCCGCAGAGATCGCTGAACTGGATGCGTTGAGCCATGATTTTAATAGTCTGCTACAGGAGCTGGAAGAGTGGCAGCACAGTATCAGGCGGGAGCATGCCAGTCTGGCACACCAGGCCAGTCATGATGCGCTGAGCGGTTTGCCTAACCGCATCGCTTTCGAGCGCGCCCTGCAACGGGCTTTTGCCGATAGCGAACGACGCCAGAGGCTGGCGCTATTATTTATCGATGGCGATCGTTTTAAAGAGATCAATGATACCTGGGGCCATGCCGCCGGTGACGCCATTATTACCGCAACGGCACAACGGCTGCGCGTGCAGGTCAGAAAAACGGATATGGTCGCGCGGCTGGGCGGCGATGAGTTTGCCATTTTGCTGCACGATATTAGCGGGCCGGACCAGATCGCACGCGTGGCGCAGCATCTGATGAACGCGATGAAAAAGCCGCTAATTCTGCCGGATGGTCAATCTATTCTCTGGTCGCTGAGCATCGGTGCCGCGCTGGGTAAAAGCGCGAGATCGGCTGAAGGATTACTGGCTCAGGCCGATGCCGCCATGTATCACATTAAGTCGCTTGGCGGCGGCTGGTATCTGTCACCACTCGGACAGAGCCAGCCGCAGGCTGAACCGGCCTGA
- a CDS encoding LysR family transcriptional regulator: MDVRALRYFVEVVRQQSFTRAAEALFVTQPTISKMLRHLEEEMGCTLLLREGRKLHLTDSGEVVYQRGQLILQEFKQLEMEIADINQLKTGELRLGVPPMVGMQIAGSVSAFRQRYPGIALKIVEAGGLAVQEALLSGSLDLALTALPVDEPLPLNTLTLMRHPLCVLLPHTTPWRDRKSISLAEVAQHPLLIFNEEFSLNRQLKVAFQRAGLSPQIAVRSGQWDFLAAMVQAGMGVAILPEPICQRLDKQSLLWLPLESDLTWTLGLIWREGSYLSRSAQAWIDCCRTFWPDETPKLSV, encoded by the coding sequence ATGGACGTTCGGGCGCTACGGTATTTCGTGGAGGTGGTACGGCAGCAAAGCTTTACCCGCGCAGCGGAGGCTCTGTTCGTCACTCAGCCGACTATCAGTAAAATGTTGCGCCATCTGGAAGAGGAGATGGGCTGTACGCTACTGCTACGCGAGGGGCGCAAGCTGCATCTGACCGACAGCGGCGAGGTGGTCTATCAGCGTGGCCAGCTCATTTTGCAGGAATTTAAGCAGCTGGAAATGGAAATTGCGGATATTAACCAGCTTAAAACCGGTGAGCTACGGCTTGGCGTGCCGCCGATGGTGGGTATGCAGATTGCTGGCTCCGTCTCTGCTTTCCGCCAGCGCTATCCTGGCATTGCGCTAAAAATCGTTGAGGCGGGCGGCCTGGCGGTACAGGAGGCGCTGCTGTCCGGTAGCCTCGATCTGGCCTTAACCGCGTTACCGGTGGATGAGCCGCTGCCGCTAAATACGTTAACGCTGATGCGCCATCCGCTCTGCGTTTTGTTACCGCACACTACGCCCTGGCGCGATCGAAAAAGTATTTCACTGGCAGAGGTAGCGCAACATCCGTTACTGATTTTTAATGAGGAATTTTCTCTTAACCGGCAGCTAAAGGTAGCGTTTCAGCGGGCCGGTCTGTCACCACAAATTGCGGTGCGCAGCGGGCAGTGGGATTTTCTTGCCGCAATGGTTCAGGCGGGAATGGGCGTGGCGATTTTACCGGAGCCGATCTGTCAGCGGTTGGATAAACAGTCGCTGCTGTGGCTACCGCTGGAATCAGATTTGACCTGGACGCTGGGGCTAATCTGGCGCGAAGGAAGCTATCTTTCCCGCAGCGCTCAGGCCTGGATTGACTGCTGCCGCACTTTCTGGCCGGACGAAACGCCAAAGCTGTCGGTATAA
- a CDS encoding oligosaccharide flippase family protein, translating into MKYSVMSNAAWMISEKFVSIFGVIFVTSYVAKSFGPTVFGQMSFSVSLFSVVQTIAIFGTETILFKRISKSAQKGVRLMTIAKKLRLSLLLLLSLPLLVWMYYNMRENYLAFALASFLSALFVTQDTFSVFNNARLASRLNTVANTAGMLLSFAISFSIAWLKLSPLWLTLSIVAVTLVPYMIKRHNFYQRFSDEAPPRGKSGNYLRYLIYAGLPLAISSIFISVQIKMAQFFLVGVGTAKDVGLFTAANMISASWIFIPAAIITSSFTEIFREQSERALKLTARLNGYVMVVSLLMFLIASLYGEQLIITLYGQDYTQSGSLITLLSLATCFSSMGTVAYRYMVKEGGFNYLLKKILCLMLFSVPLTWLLITVFGLKGAAWSVLLTEVLSLTVMNYFFKHGVIRKIHVSSLNYKTYK; encoded by the coding sequence ATGAAATACAGTGTGATGTCCAACGCCGCCTGGATGATATCTGAAAAATTCGTTTCCATATTTGGCGTTATATTTGTCACGTCTTATGTGGCGAAATCGTTTGGACCCACGGTATTTGGCCAGATGTCTTTTTCTGTGTCGCTGTTTTCGGTAGTGCAGACTATCGCTATTTTCGGCACCGAAACCATTCTGTTCAAGCGTATCAGCAAAAGCGCCCAGAAAGGGGTACGGCTGATGACGATAGCTAAAAAGCTGCGCCTGTCGCTGCTGCTGCTGCTTTCGCTGCCGTTGCTGGTGTGGATGTACTACAACATGCGCGAGAACTATCTCGCTTTTGCGCTGGCCTCTTTTTTGTCGGCACTATTTGTTACGCAGGACACGTTTAGCGTCTTTAACAACGCGCGTCTGGCGTCGCGTCTGAATACTGTCGCTAACACCGCCGGAATGCTGCTGAGTTTCGCTATCAGCTTTAGCATCGCCTGGCTGAAGCTAAGTCCGCTCTGGTTGACCCTGTCGATCGTGGCGGTAACGCTGGTGCCGTACATGATAAAAAGGCACAACTTCTATCAGCGCTTCAGCGATGAGGCACCGCCGCGTGGCAAAAGCGGCAATTATCTGCGCTATTTAATTTATGCCGGCTTGCCATTGGCGATTTCCAGCATATTTATTTCCGTGCAGATTAAAATGGCGCAATTTTTCCTGGTTGGCGTAGGGACCGCTAAGGATGTTGGGCTGTTTACCGCTGCGAATATGATATCTGCATCCTGGATATTTATTCCGGCGGCGATCATTACTTCAAGTTTTACCGAAATATTCAGAGAGCAGTCAGAGCGAGCTTTAAAACTGACCGCGCGTTTGAATGGCTATGTTATGGTTGTTTCGTTATTGATGTTTCTTATCGCCTCCCTGTACGGTGAGCAACTCATTATTACCCTTTATGGGCAAGATTACACACAGTCGGGAAGTCTCATTACGTTATTGTCGTTAGCAACCTGCTTTTCGTCGATGGGGACAGTCGCATATCGTTATATGGTCAAAGAAGGAGGTTTTAATTATCTGCTGAAAAAAATTCTCTGCCTGATGTTATTCAGCGTACCGTTAACCTGGTTGTTAATTACCGTTTTCGGCCTGAAAGGCGCGGCGTGGAGTGTTTTACTCACAGAAGTTCTGTCCCTGACCGTAATGAATTACTTCTTCAAACATGGCGTCATACGCAAGATTCACGTTTCCTCACTCAACTACAAAACTTACAAATGA
- a CDS encoding NCS2 family permease, which produces MSTPSQPARRSLDAWFQISARGSSVRQEIIAGLTTFLAMVYSVIVVPGMLGKAGFPPAAVFVSTCLVASVGSIIMGLWANLPMAIGCAISLTAFTAFSLVLGQQIAIPVALGAVFLMGVLFTLISATGIRAWILRNLPMGVAHGTGIGIGLFLLLIASDGVGLVVKNPAAGLPVALGDFTSFPVIMTLLGLAAIFGLEKRRVPGGILLTIIVISLIGLAVDPAVSFKGLFAMPSLNDANGQSLLFSLDIGGALQTAVLPSVLALVMTAVFDATGTIRAVAGQANLLDKDGQIISGGKALTTDSLSSIFAGLVGASPAAVYIESAAGTAAGGKTGLTAIVVGVLFLLILFMSPLAYLVPAYATAPALMYVGLLMLSNVAKIDFNDFVDAMSGLLTAVFIVLTCNIVTGIMVGFGSLVIGRLFAGEWRKLNVGTVIIAVALVAFYAGGWAL; this is translated from the coding sequence ATGTCGACTCCATCACAACCCGCGCGTCGTTCGCTCGATGCCTGGTTTCAGATCTCCGCGCGCGGCAGCAGCGTGCGTCAGGAGATTATCGCTGGCCTAACCACCTTTCTGGCGATGGTGTATTCCGTTATCGTTGTGCCGGGCATGTTGGGCAAAGCCGGTTTTCCGCCTGCGGCGGTGTTTGTCTCGACCTGTCTGGTAGCCAGCGTTGGCTCGATCATTATGGGCCTGTGGGCCAATCTGCCGATGGCGATTGGCTGCGCGATTTCGCTCACCGCCTTTACCGCCTTCAGCCTGGTACTGGGACAGCAGATCGCTATTCCGGTGGCGCTGGGCGCGGTATTCCTGATGGGTGTACTGTTTACGCTGATTTCCGCTACCGGTATTCGTGCCTGGATTCTGCGTAATCTGCCGATGGGCGTGGCGCACGGTACCGGTATCGGTATCGGCCTGTTCCTGCTGCTTATCGCCTCTGATGGCGTGGGCCTGGTGGTGAAAAATCCGGCGGCGGGCCTGCCGGTGGCGCTGGGCGACTTTACCTCTTTTCCGGTAATCATGACGCTGCTTGGGCTGGCTGCTATCTTTGGTCTGGAAAAACGCCGCGTGCCGGGCGGCATTCTGCTGACCATTATCGTTATTTCGCTGATTGGTCTGGCGGTAGATCCGGCGGTCAGCTTTAAAGGGCTGTTTGCGATGCCAAGTTTGAACGATGCGAACGGTCAATCGTTGCTGTTCAGCCTTGATATCGGCGGCGCGCTACAGACGGCGGTACTACCCAGCGTGCTGGCGCTGGTAATGACGGCGGTTTTTGACGCTACCGGCACTATCCGCGCGGTAGCAGGGCAGGCTAACCTGCTGGATAAAGACGGGCAGATCATCAGCGGCGGTAAGGCGCTGACTACTGACTCCCTCAGCAGTATTTTTGCTGGTCTGGTCGGCGCATCGCCTGCGGCGGTTTATATTGAATCGGCAGCCGGGACAGCGGCGGGCGGGAAAACCGGCCTGACGGCGATTGTGGTTGGCGTGTTGTTTTTACTGATTCTGTTTATGTCGCCGCTGGCTTATTTAGTACCAGCCTATGCGACTGCACCTGCACTAATGTATGTTGGCTTGCTGATGCTGAGCAACGTAGCGAAAATCGACTTTAACGATTTTGTCGATGCGATGTCAGGACTGCTGACGGCGGTATTTATCGTTCTGACCTGTAATATCGTCACCGGTATTATGGTTGGTTTTGGCTCGCTGGTGATTGGACGCCTGTTTGCTGGCGAGTGGCGCAAGCTGAACGTTGGCACTGTGATTATCGCTGTGGCGCTGGTGGCTTTTTACGCTGGCGGTTGGGCACTGTAA
- a CDS encoding glutathione S-transferase family protein, producing MIVVHHLNNSRSQRILWLLEELALPYEIRRYQRQATMLAPETLRKVHPLGKAPVITDGDRVIAESGAILEYLAERYDRQHLLSPQNEEAKLESRYWLHYAEGSLMPLVVMRLIFSRMGKPPVPWLLRPVGAAFGNGVRKGFIDKQLATHRQFIEQHLAHRAWFAGEQLSLADIQMSFPIQGLAARGGLKEMPATQAWLDKVTRRPAWQRAIQQGGELDLTGSDN from the coding sequence ATGATCGTGGTACATCATCTGAACAATTCGCGCTCCCAGCGCATTCTTTGGCTACTGGAAGAGCTGGCGCTGCCCTATGAAATCAGGCGCTACCAGCGCCAGGCGACGATGCTGGCACCTGAAACACTGAGAAAAGTGCATCCGCTGGGGAAAGCGCCGGTCATTACCGATGGCGATCGGGTGATCGCTGAGTCAGGAGCCATACTGGAATATCTTGCTGAACGCTATGATCGTCAGCACCTGCTGTCGCCGCAGAATGAAGAGGCAAAACTGGAGAGCCGCTACTGGCTGCACTATGCGGAAGGTTCGTTGATGCCGCTGGTGGTGATGCGTCTGATCTTTAGCCGTATGGGGAAACCTCCGGTCCCCTGGCTGCTGCGTCCGGTCGGCGCAGCGTTTGGTAACGGCGTGCGTAAAGGCTTTATTGATAAACAACTGGCGACACATCGTCAGTTTATTGAGCAGCATCTGGCGCATCGCGCGTGGTTTGCCGGTGAGCAGCTATCGCTGGCGGATATTCAGATGAGTTTTCCCATACAGGGGCTGGCGGCGCGCGGCGGCCTGAAGGAGATGCCCGCTACCCAGGCGTGGCTGGATAAGGTTACCCGTCGTCCTGCCTGGCAACGCGCTATTCAGCAGGGCGGCGAACTGGATCTGACGGGCTCCGATAACTGA
- a CDS encoding YjcB family protein produces MATLTASLVVMRWELLSAVLMFFASTFKIKCRQTSHPVMAFMFSGIGVGLTCWFVAGLLGMTFSMENINNFLNITKDAFVNIMSQTPPEWPMP; encoded by the coding sequence ATGGCTACGCTTACCGCCAGCCTTGTTGTAATGCGTTGGGAACTGCTAAGCGCCGTCCTGATGTTTTTCGCCAGCACATTTAAAATTAAGTGTCGCCAGACAAGCCATCCGGTAATGGCTTTTATGTTCAGCGGCATTGGTGTTGGCCTGACCTGCTGGTTTGTGGCCGGACTGCTGGGTATGACGTTCAGCATGGAAAATATCAATAATTTCCTGAACATTACCAAAGACGCGTTCGTTAATATCATGAGCCAGACGCCACCGGAATGGCCAATGCCTTAA
- the soxS gene encoding superoxide response transcriptional regulator SoxS, whose product MMHNDIIHSLTDWIDRNLDKNLSIDEVAAKAGYSKWHLQRMFRTVTKQTLGSYIRERRLTLAAEALTMTQRPVFDIAMQYGFDSQQTFSRVFRRQFSQTPTAYRHSMRRQNALRQRPVSFPRVDNMGSFAQRTTGACCPVSG is encoded by the coding sequence ATGATGCATAACGACATTATTCATTCTCTGACTGACTGGATTGATCGGAATCTGGATAAGAACCTTTCTATCGACGAAGTCGCAGCCAAAGCTGGCTACTCCAAGTGGCACCTGCAACGTATGTTCCGTACCGTAACGAAACAGACGTTGGGCAGCTACATTCGTGAACGTCGTCTGACCCTGGCGGCCGAAGCGCTCACGATGACTCAGCGCCCGGTATTCGATATCGCCATGCAGTATGGTTTTGATTCACAACAGACATTCTCCCGCGTTTTCCGCCGCCAGTTTTCACAGACACCAACGGCCTATCGCCACAGTATGCGTCGGCAGAATGCATTGCGTCAGCGTCCGGTTAGCTTTCCGCGCGTCGACAATATGGGCAGTTTTGCCCAGCGCACTACCGGCGCTTGCTGTCCGGTAAGCGGCTAA
- a CDS encoding transposase produces the protein MRKSRYTEEQITNAIKASECGVKVKDICEDLGISEATFYSWKKKYAGLSSEEGRKIKELEEKLQALNRELQILTSDKAMLQSVVKNFFTTNDKRQAVNYLQETFEIGTRRSCRLLDISRSVYHYPSSQCDNH, from the coding sequence ATGAGAAAGTCACGATACACCGAAGAGCAAATCACCAATGCGATTAAAGCTTCTGAGTGTGGTGTCAAAGTTAAGGACATTTGTGAAGATCTGGGGATTTCAGAAGCAACCTTCTATAGCTGGAAGAAAAAATACGCGGGATTATCTTCTGAAGAAGGAAGGAAAATCAAAGAGTTGGAAGAAAAACTTCAGGCACTTAACCGGGAGTTACAGATTCTCACCTCTGATAAAGCCATGCTGCAAAGCGTCGTGAAAAACTTCTTTACCACCAATGATAAGCGTCAGGCGGTTAATTATTTACAGGAAACTTTCGAGATTGGGACGCGCCGTAGCTGCCGTCTGCTTGATATCAGCCGTAGCGTTTACCATTATCCCTCCAGTCAGTGCGACAATCACTGA
- a CDS encoding Na+/H+ antiporter, whose protein sequence is MEIFFTILIMTLVVSLSGVAARIIPFQIPLPLVQIAAGALLAWPTFGLHVDFDPELFLVLFIPPLLFADGWKTPVNEFLHHGREIIGLALVLVLITVVGIGYLIYWMVPGIPLVPAFALAAVLSPTDAVALSGIVGEGRIPKKIMSILQGEALMNDASGLVSLKFAVAVAMGTMVFTVSGATVEFFKVAIGGLLAGAAVCWLFGKSLRLFSRLSGDDPATQTVLLLLLPFASYLIAEHLGVSGILAAVAAGMMITRSGIMRHAPLAMRLRANSVWQMLEFVFNGMVFLMLGLQLPGILETSITEANADPNVQLWMLFTDILLVYAALMLVRFGWLWTMQRLSKRFLTKKPMEFGNYSTRELLVASFAGVRGAITLAGVLSIPLFLPNGDAFPGRYELVFLATGVILFSLLVGVILLPVLLRGVGGVDKSSDRREIQQARAMMAGVAIESLYKMEERLTHDTQENIDNELLKEVSSRVIGNLRRRADGQSDLEHAHIAEDLERRFRLTALRAERAELYHLRATQQISNETMQKLLRDLDLMEALLVEKEDH, encoded by the coding sequence ATGGAAATCTTTTTTACTATTCTCATCATGACGCTGGTGGTGTCGCTATCCGGCGTCGCTGCTCGCATTATTCCGTTCCAGATTCCGCTGCCGCTGGTGCAAATCGCCGCGGGCGCGCTGCTTGCCTGGCCGACTTTTGGCCTGCATGTCGACTTCGATCCGGAACTGTTTTTGGTCCTGTTTATTCCGCCGCTGCTGTTTGCGGACGGCTGGAAAACGCCAGTTAATGAATTCCTGCATCACGGGCGGGAAATTATCGGCCTCGCGCTGGTGCTGGTGTTGATCACCGTGGTTGGGATTGGCTACCTGATTTACTGGATGGTGCCGGGCATTCCGCTGGTTCCTGCCTTTGCGCTGGCGGCGGTGCTGTCGCCTACCGATGCCGTGGCGCTGTCAGGCATTGTCGGTGAAGGGCGCATCCCGAAAAAAATCATGTCTATTTTGCAGGGCGAAGCGTTAATGAACGACGCCTCCGGCCTGGTATCGCTAAAATTTGCCGTCGCGGTGGCGATGGGCACGATGGTATTTACCGTTTCCGGTGCCACGGTGGAATTCTTTAAAGTTGCTATCGGCGGCCTGCTGGCCGGTGCTGCGGTATGCTGGCTGTTCGGTAAATCGCTGCGCCTTTTCAGCCGTCTGAGCGGTGACGACCCCGCCACGCAAACCGTACTGTTGCTGCTGTTGCCGTTCGCCTCTTATCTGATTGCAGAACACCTGGGCGTATCGGGCATCCTGGCAGCGGTTGCCGCCGGTATGATGATTACCCGTTCCGGCATTATGCGCCACGCGCCGCTGGCGATGCGTCTGCGCGCTAACAGCGTCTGGCAGATGTTGGAATTTGTATTTAACGGCATGGTATTCCTGATGCTGGGCCTACAGCTGCCGGGTATTCTGGAAACCTCAATTACCGAAGCGAATGCCGATCCGAACGTGCAGCTGTGGATGCTGTTCACCGACATCCTGCTGGTTTACGCCGCGCTGATGCTGGTGCGTTTTGGCTGGCTCTGGACAATGCAGCGCCTCAGCAAACGCTTCCTCACTAAAAAGCCGATGGAATTTGGCAACTACAGCACGCGCGAGCTGCTGGTCGCCTCTTTTGCGGGCGTGCGCGGGGCGATTACCCTGGCGGGCGTGCTCTCCATTCCGCTGTTCTTGCCCAATGGTGATGCGTTCCCTGGGCGCTATGAGCTGGTGTTCCTTGCAACCGGCGTGATTCTGTTCTCATTACTGGTTGGCGTTATCCTGTTGCCAGTGCTGCTGCGTGGCGTTGGCGGCGTTGATAAGAGCAGCGATCGCCGTGAGATACAGCAGGCGCGGGCAATGATGGCGGGCGTGGCGATCGAAAGCCTGTACAAGATGGAAGAGCGCCTGACGCATGATACGCAAGAGAACATCGATAATGAGCTGCTGAAAGAGGTTAGTTCACGCGTTATCGGCAACCTGCGCCGCCGTGCCGACGGGCAAAGCGATCTGGAACATGCGCATATTGCCGAGGATCTGGAGCGTCGTTTCCGCCTCACCGCGTTACGCGCCGAGCGTGCCGAACTTTATCATCTGCGGGCAACGCAGCAGATCAGTAACGAGACCATGCAGAAGCTGCTGCGCGATCTCGATCTGATGGAAGCGCTGCTGGTTGAAAAAGAAGACCATTAA
- a CDS encoding ATP-grasp fold amidoligase family protein, translated as MSKFKDELRRSVLYFVKKMPWAYQDRIHYFRKFKRLPNIREPKLFNEKVLYRKFVNGDYARYSKLSDKFTVRDYIADTIGSEYLIPLVHETCDPATLLSLPGLKNTVVKPNHGSNMVEILLEEPDSLQKQLIVNRCHEWLRKDFSEEAREIHYRYIKPRILVEKYIGDGKSAPIDYKFHMFNKKDGSFEYVLQVIYNRSNPALSMNFYVNNLHEAWYKIRDTGLNISQTVPKLEQALALSKTLAKDFDYVRVDWYIHEEQIWFGELTFTPGAGLVTGLDRGLNRMMGEMWLQDHIIPSLPPGTADVTDVTLPVMLKKV; from the coding sequence ATGTCTAAGTTTAAAGATGAATTAAGAAGAAGCGTTCTCTATTTTGTTAAAAAAATGCCGTGGGCATACCAGGATCGCATTCATTATTTTCGTAAGTTTAAAAGACTACCCAATATTCGTGAACCTAAATTGTTCAACGAAAAAGTGCTCTACCGTAAGTTTGTTAACGGTGACTATGCACGCTACAGCAAACTCTCTGACAAGTTTACCGTACGTGACTACATCGCTGATACCATCGGGAGCGAGTACCTGATTCCACTGGTGCATGAAACCTGCGATCCTGCGACCCTGCTAAGCCTGCCAGGCCTGAAGAATACCGTGGTGAAGCCGAATCATGGCTCTAACATGGTGGAGATTCTGCTGGAAGAGCCAGACAGCCTGCAAAAGCAGCTAATCGTTAATCGCTGTCATGAGTGGTTGCGTAAAGATTTTTCCGAAGAGGCGCGCGAGATTCACTATCGTTATATTAAGCCGCGTATTCTGGTGGAGAAATATATTGGCGATGGCAAGAGTGCGCCGATCGATTATAAATTCCATATGTTCAATAAAAAAGACGGCAGCTTTGAATATGTGCTACAGGTAATTTATAACCGTAGCAATCCGGCTCTGTCGATGAATTTTTACGTCAATAACCTGCATGAGGCATGGTATAAAATTCGCGACACCGGGCTGAATATTAGTCAGACGGTGCCGAAGCTGGAGCAGGCGTTAGCGCTGAGTAAAACGCTGGCGAAGGATTTCGATTACGTACGCGTTGACTGGTATATTCATGAAGAGCAGATCTGGTTTGGTGAATTAACGTTCACGCCGGGCGCTGGACTGGTTACCGGACTCGATCGCGGCCTGAATCGCATGATGGGGGAGATGTGGTTACAGGATCATATTATACCTTCGCTGCCACCAGGCACCGCTGACGTTACAGATGTTACGCTGCCGGTAATGCTGAAGAAGGTGTGA